The following are encoded in a window of Lates calcarifer isolate ASB-BC8 linkage group LG20, TLL_Latcal_v3, whole genome shotgun sequence genomic DNA:
- the puraa gene encoding purine-rich element binding protein Aa: MADRDSGSEQGGAATGPGFGSMHLATGGAGSASGLQHETQELASKRVDIQNKRFYLDVKQNAKGRFLKIAEVGAGGNKSRLTLSMSVAVEFRDYLGDFIEHYAQLGPSNPGMVQDEPRRALKSEFLVRENRKYYMDLKENQRGRFLRIRQTVNRGPGLGSTQGQTIALPAQGLIEFRDALAKLIDDYGVEDEPAELPEGSSLTVDNKRFFFDVGSNKYGVFMRVSEVKPTYRNSITVPYKVWSKFGNTFCKYAEEMKKIQEKQREKRACELQQQEEMQADDGDED; the protein is encoded by the coding sequence ATGGCGGACAGAGACAGTGGAAGTGAGCAGGGAGGAGCAGCCACGGGCCCAGGCTTCGGTTCCATGCACCTAGCGACAGGAGGGGCGGGCTCGGCTTCCGGGCTCCAGCATGAGACACAAGAGTTGGCGTCGAAGCGAGTTGACATCCAAAACAAACGCTTCTATTTGGACGTTAAGCAAAACGCGAAAGGCCGCTTCTTAAAGATAGCAGAAGTCGGGGCCGGTGGAAACAAGAGCCGCCTCACTCTGTCCATGTCCGTGGCGGTCGAGTTCCGTGACTACTTGGGGGACTTCATCGAACATTATGCCCAGCTGGGTCCGAGCAACCCGGGAATGGTACAAGACGAGCCCAGGCGAGCACTCAAAAGCGAGTTCTTGGTCCGAGAGAATCGGAAATACTACATGGATCTGAAAGAGAACCAGAGGGGACGGTTTCTGAGGATTCGACAGACCGTTAACCGGGGGCCCGGTTTGGGATCCACGCAAGGCCAGACGATTGCTCTGCCTGCCCAGGGACTTATTGAGTTTCGTGACGCTTTGGCTAAACTTATTGACGATTACGGTGTAGAGGACGAACCTGCAGAGTTGCCCGAAGGGTCATCATTGACTGTGGACAACAAGCGGTTTTTCTTCGACGTCGGATCCAATAAGTACGGTGTGTTCATGAGGGTAAGCGAGGTGAAGCCAACGTACCGCAACTCAATTACGGTGCCCTACAAAGTGTGGTCCAAATTTGGGAATACTTTCTGTAAATATGCCGAGGAGATGAAGAAGATCCAGGAGAAACAGCGGGAGAAAAGGGCATGCGAGCTGCAGCAACAAGAGGAGATGCAGGCAGACGATGGAGACGAGGATTGA